TCCTCACCATTCTATCATACTAAAATGGCTATCATAGTGCCCTTAAGGGATGCTTAGTGGAACTTGTAGTATTGCTTATTGGATATTGCGAAGTTTGATCTATAGTTAGTTGGCAAACTGAGTCTGAATGGGTTCTTTCTATCAAGGGAAGGAAGGAAGCTGCCATTATCTTGAAGATTCTATGGACGTATTATGTATATTGTATATGGCAGGAGTGGAActccaaaattttcaatagagTAGCTGCATCAGCCCCTGTTTTGATTCAGAAATTTGTAGATAGTACTTTTGAGAGGGTTCGGGTTTTGCCTAGAGTTAGTTATGGAATAGCAGGTTCTTCTTTAGTTGTTAAATTAGGCCTGCATGCCACTGTTTAATTTTGGTGCCTTTGATGGGTGTTGATGTTTTGAGGGGTTTAGCATGGTGATGTTGGGTTCAGGAAGGTGTTGGACATTGTACCCTAGATGTACTTTTTAGAATTACTTTGGGTAAATCACATTTCTAGAACGACACGGACTTCCTAGTATTTTAAGCTTTTGCATAGAgtgaagattttttttaggaAGTCATCAGCATCTAATCATCCTTTTAACTGTAACCTGTTCTTAATATATTCTTGTCTGATGCAGTTACTCACTTTTCAACCTACTACCTTTTTATCTGGAATTTACGGCTGTTACTCATACAAATCTTGCCTTTCATTGTGTAGGTTCCATGAGGTGGCCTATCTGCAGCAGATATGGTGGTTTGAAGTGGATGGGTCAGTAAAATTCCCTCTCCCTGCCGATGTCTACACTCTTTTCTTCAGACTACATCTCGGTAAATTCTCCAAGAGGCTGGGCCGACGGGTCTGCACCTTTGAGCATACCCACGGTTGGGACATAAAACCAGTTCGGTTTGAGCTGTCCACTTCGGATGGGCAGCAAGCATCGTCAGAATGCTGTCTGGACGAGACAGGGCAGGATGAGGTTAATGGGAATCATAAGCGCGGGTGTTGGATCGAGTATAAAGTGGGCGAGTTCATAGTCAATCACTCCGAACCAGCCACAGAAGTTCAGTTCTCGATGAAGCAGATCGACTGCACGCATTCCAAAGGCGGGCTCTGTGTTGATTCTGTATATATTATCCCAAGCGATTTGAGAGATTGTAGAAGGAGGAGGGTTCTAAAGTAGTCTCTGGTTCAGCATAGCAGTGTTCACTATGGCCGAAGATTCTTTCTTGTTAGAAATATGTCATACAGATTATACTTTTCCAGGAAACATGGGTGGGTGATTATAGAGGATGTCATCTatgttgtttttttgtttAGGTATGTATCCTCTGTCATTTGTGTAATCCTTGTTTCTTACCTTGTATTCAGCCTGCCTTTCTGTTTCATTGGGCATGCTTTTCCGAATTAGATTAGGGGATATGCTCGAGTCTCTCTTTGAAATTTCCgatttcttttgttagaattCTTTTTGTTAACGGTGAAAGTGAAACGTACCGAATTGATTTGTGCTGAGTACAGAATTGATTTGTGCTGAAGTTCTTTTCATTATAAGTTAAACATAAACACGAGATCTTCTCGTCAAATCTTTATTTGGTGGAACGACAATGGCCCCGGAACGCACCGCTGATGAGAAACTAAATGGAGAAACCTGTGAGTACAGGTTCGAAACTCGGTTTCTGGATTAACTATGCAAGAGTAAGCTATTGGGCTTTTTCTTGATTGTACTTGATGTTGTTAATGTATCTTATGAGACGGGTCGTCATAATTCTTCTCATCGGTTTTGAATCAAGTGGTCCTGCTGAGTGCGACCCGGGCCTTTTGCTGTGCATTTCACTGTGGAATTAATGGACGGGGAGAAGAGAGAATGAAGACAATCCTGCAGAAGGAGGCCAATGCTAACTCCTGTTGGGATTCTTGATGGACTCCATTAAAGAGGAAGAACTTGAAATTTCAGATGCAGAGGCTATAAAGGTTTGAGGTCGGTCCAATTTTGGTTCCCACTTGGGAAACATTTATTGGTAAGGAGCTGTTTGTCTACTATTTCTTCTTTGGAGGCTGAGCAACTCTGTTCATTTCAGAGAGTTTAAAAACTTTCTGCTCTGAGCTCACCTGTTCGTTTGAACTCTCGTGAATTAATAGTCCAACCAAgcgagagggggagagagaagaagagtgagttccttctcttctcttctcttcctttccttcttgatgatcttcttcatcatcttctgtcttgtttcttttttgtggGGATGGCAGTACGAGCAGAAGTAGTAATAGAAGTAGTAGTAGGCCTGAGCTCGTAGGACGGCTTTAACACTGGCTATAGGCTTGTGTGCTTTGCAAAGGCTCTCACCTCACTATTTATTGCTTTGCTGCTCTCATTGGACCACTGTGTGCTCACAGCTGTTGAttcaccctctctctctctctctttctctctctgtacGTATATGTATGTGTTGTATGTGTATGTGGGTGCTGCCATGTGCGTAGTGCCGACACTACGTTGTATAATACTATCAGTTTTTGTAAGCGTCCTCCTAATACTAAATGTAAAGCAACAACAAAATagaataactcatataaagttaaagggtgagctccatttataccactcttttttcaacaataaaacaaaataattaatacaaaGTCAGATGATGAGCCCATATATaatcatttataccactctttttaaaaatcttaCCTTGAAACTAAACGCAACAGTTGTGTAACTTCAACATCTAATTAAGGTTGTCTGCTTGAGTTGATGGCTTGACCTTGTAGCCTCGTTTTTATGCATAGGTAAATATTCCGGTAAGATTCCAAGTGATAATTCACATAGAATTCCACGACTGCCTTTTATTGAATGACCAACTTGCATTTTGAAGCAAAAGTTCTAAGACTAAGTAGgtaattaatcatttatttaAGCGTAAAATATACTTTCCTCCGTTGAAGGACACTTCCACCTCATCATCACATTGACGTTTTCTCTTTCATCctaatttcattttgtttaATATTATTCTCAGTATTAAACGGTTTGTCCACCTTAATCTTGTCGTTTGAAGTTTTGATAAATCTATTAatgtgaaataattttaagaaaaaaattatcgacAAACAACTATATTTAATATCTTGATCTCGAGAGAAATCTACTATCTCGCAATTTTATGTGAaggaaaaattcaagaaaaaagaaaaacatattaACTTTGAGAAGCCTGCCCGAGGATGATGACAAATAACTATTTCTTGAGGTCCTCGATGATTTAGGGTAAGGGCCCTTAGCGAGCCCCTTACCCTGTCGCACTCACACTCTCAGTGATCACTGTCAGTTAGTGTCTCTGGTCTACCGTCCTGactttataaaaatttcatcttaacacttttcatataaaaaaatttgtgatCCGCACCAGTTGCTACCATCGCCATGGTAAAGTTGCGGGCAACCATTTTGGTGTAATAACCTCGAATGATGATGTGGTTGCCGACGAGGCTCCCATATCCGAGATATAGAAGTCCTACTTTGGAATATCAATATTAAGGTGTGCCCCCACCGCCGCAGTCGTACCCCCACCCGGCGAACTGAAGGCCTTAATTTACACGTCCACAATCTTGAATGGAATACTTGTAAtcgttcttttatttttaatatttttaattttcaaaagatttttttttcattctcaaATAATTCACAAGTCAGTGGATCGGGTGAAAATTCAAATGACAAGACCAAAGAGAATGTACCGTGACACATAggataatattgaaaaaagaaacgaattaggatcaaattgaaaatctaATTAAAAAGATTAAGGATTAGTATTTTTAGATCAATATGATCGGTAGAGTGGtgtatcatttttcttttttcttaaatttaaaatgagatgtagtgtcattttatttttaaaatgacttgatatatatatatatatatatatatttttttttatggaatgAAGTACCATTCAGTTATACAAGAGAAGGGAATGCAATTAATCCCTTATCTAAGTGCATGCGCGGGGAATCTTCCATAAGCCAAAGCGTCATATTAGTGTTCATCTTTGAAtgcaatttcaaattttaagcCAAATCTATTATCTTTGATTGCAACGCTTCGTTGAGAAATACTATAATATATCCATTATAATGGATGAATTACTTGGATTTGCTAAggcaaattgattttttttttgtttatgtgCCTACGCATGTTTTGCTCGCAATACTATCTTTTGACTCGTAACGATCTATGTACCAATCAGTGCATTCACATCATATTGCATGGAACATAACAATAGAATCTTCAAGGTACTGAACCCCGCTCCCTCTAGACGAGCATATGTCATCTATTTGCATAGCTCGAAAGTCGAATCCTCTCTACTAGTGTCCTATTCCCCCGTGTCTAAACTAGTCAGTCAAACCAAAAAATACCTCCTCACTGAAAAAATAGTCGGTTACTGTTGACATCACCAACAATTGCAGTATAGACTATAGTCTATATGATAGCAGGCTCatgctcaaccccaagcctcATCGATCTCTCTTTCTGATTCCATCAAgaattctttctttctttttttacacccattttttttataaaaaaaaaaactacattAGAATTCTTTCCtgataaattaaaatctttcccaatttccatttttttcaatatgtttatttatgtgcagaagaagaaaaagaagtttTTATGGAGTTCCATAACTGTTTTTAGTGTgttatttgtcttttttttttccccttaaaatacaaaaaaggaaagaaaggtGAAGTAAATATGGAACCGGGATGGAAGTGGTCCTTCCACTTTGTCAAAGAAGAAAGGACGGTTCTCCTCAATAAGAACACTTTAgagccaaaaataaaaaataaaagaagagacaaagaaaagggaaaaaagaagaagttggAACCAGAAATTACTCCCCTAAATAAATGGGGCTCTCCCTATTGATTATGAGGTGTTGTTATCAGACTCtgagaaaggtgaaaaagaaCTCAACTTTTAAATCGATGCCACCTTAAGGGAATTTAAAAATAGTAACattaagaagaagatgaagaacaaaaaagaagaaattaattaaattaatttatttctttttcggtaACGCATAATGGTATCTAAAAGTTCAATGAATGCCAGACTAATCCAGTTTGAGCCGGATCAGTCCACTAAGAGGTAGAGTTCTTATAGCATAAATTTTATCCATTCATAATACTCGAATCCAACACTTTATTTAAGAGGAATGTTTTGAATCAATTCACattgataaatttattttttttttcttttgataaaatGATAATTGTACTGCGAACTCTAATGTTATTGGCAAGCACATTCGAAACCTATTAAAAGCATCTAAGTGGTGAGAACTAAGCCAGCGGCCGAGCGGGTATCATCGGTCTTAGTTGAGGATATAGTGTATTTCcaccaaaattttttttaaaaaaaatgaaaaatgaaaaaagagaaGTGTACCATGCATGTGTCTGATCTGCTGCTTGAGAT
The sequence above is drawn from the Punica granatum isolate Tunisia-2019 chromosome 5, ASM765513v2, whole genome shotgun sequence genome and encodes:
- the LOC116209354 gene encoding F-box protein PP2-A15; this translates as MGASLSNLTEGANVSGIGPGLGDIPESCVACVFLYLTPPEICNLARLNRAFRGAASSDAVWDAKLPPNYQDLLDLMPPERYQNLSKKNIFALLSRPIPFDDGNKEVWVDRVTGRVCMSISAKAMAITGIEDRRYWNWIPTEESRFHEVAYLQQIWWFEVDGSVKFPLPADVYTLFFRLHLGKFSKRLGRRVCTFEHTHGWDIKPVRFELSTSDGQQASSECCLDETGQDEVNGNHKRGCWIEYKVGEFIVNHSEPATEVQFSMKQIDCTHSKGGLCVDSVYIIPSDLRDCRRRRVLK